In Candidatus Nealsonbacteria bacterium DGGOD1a, one DNA window encodes the following:
- a CDS encoding tyrosine-type recombinase/integrase — MNESNKTIISHIPDFLDYCEIEKGLSENTQKNYRRYLQKFIYWLENTRKDQILPHQLTSGDVWAYRVYLSRFNDPRGHLLAKATQNYYLIALRALLGYFTAKDIISLPADKISLPRDVKKEKTVKFLNLDQVEKLLLAPDINTEAGIRDRAILESLFSTGLRIAELVSLNREQFANLKEGKELELGIIGKGKHPRTVYFSSRALDWIRKYIKIRDGHCDKTEKALFINFHTSDSAERRLTSRSIERLVKKYAILGGVPMFTTPHTLRHSMATDLLMQGVDLRTIQEFLGHQNIITTQIYTHVTNKHLRDVHRQFHSGRHLKEK; from the coding sequence ATGAACGAATCTAACAAAACCATAATAAGCCATATCCCCGATTTTCTTGATTATTGCGAGATTGAAAAAGGCCTTTCGGAGAATACCCAGAAAAACTACCGGAGATATCTGCAAAAATTCATTTATTGGCTGGAAAACACCCGAAAAGACCAAATTCTGCCGCATCAGCTTACGAGTGGCGATGTTTGGGCTTACAGGGTTTATCTGTCGCGTTTTAACGACCCTCGGGGCCATTTATTGGCTAAAGCCACACAAAACTACTACTTGATCGCTTTGCGGGCCTTATTGGGCTATTTTACGGCCAAAGATATAATTTCTTTGCCGGCGGATAAGATTTCGTTGCCGCGCGATGTGAAAAAAGAGAAAACCGTGAAGTTCTTGAATTTGGATCAAGTGGAAAAACTTTTATTGGCGCCGGATATCAACACTGAAGCCGGTATCCGCGACCGGGCGATTTTGGAGTCGCTTTTTTCAACCGGATTGCGCATCGCCGAACTGGTAAGTTTGAATCGCGAACAATTCGCCAATCTTAAAGAAGGCAAGGAACTCGAACTGGGTATTATCGGCAAGGGCAAGCATCCGCGCACGGTTTATTTTTCAAGCCGCGCCTTGGATTGGATAAGGAAATATATTAAAATCCGGGATGGTCATTGCGACAAAACCGAAAAAGCTCTGTTTATTAATTTTCACACTTCCGATAGCGCCGAAAGGCGGCTTACGAGCCGGTCGATTGAGCGCTTGGTAAAGAAATACGCGATTTTGGGCGGCGTGCCGATGTTTACGACCCCTCACACGCTGCGCCACTCAATGGCCACCGATCTTTTGATGCAAGGAGTCGACTTGAGAACCATTCAGGAATTTTTGGGCCATCAAAATATCATAACAACGCAAATTTACACGCATGTGACCAACAAGCATTTGCGCGATGTCCATCGCCAATTCCACAGCGGCCGGCATTTGAAAGAAAAATAG
- a CDS encoding histone deacetylase — protein MKTKIIYSEKCLEYGGITGPENAERILTAAQILKNKKYEFIEPVAAGDEEISRAHAKEYIEAVENGAVDDPDTPAYDNIRQYARLAAGAAIAAAKTNGFSLMRPPGHHCGVNGKALGAVTRGFCYFNNIAIAVKKMAKKTIIIDIDAHHGNGTQEIFSGDRKTVYISIHRKNVFPQTGGRSYDNCRNYPLEAECGGKLYLKTLKTALLENKNEINSAELIAISAGFDGHQGDIVSLGLETKDYNNIGKEIGKLSKPMFFVLEGGYNGRDLGNDIDAFLKGIEI, from the coding sequence ATGAAAACAAAGATTATCTATTCGGAAAAGTGCTTGGAATACGGCGGGATTACCGGACCGGAAAACGCGGAACGGATTTTGACGGCCGCGCAAATTTTAAAAAACAAAAAATATGAGTTTATCGAACCCGTCGCGGCCGGCGACGAGGAAATTTCGCGCGCGCACGCCAAAGAATACATCGAAGCCGTGGAAAATGGCGCGGTCGATGATCCGGACACGCCCGCGTACGACAATATCCGCCAGTACGCGCGATTAGCGGCCGGCGCGGCAATCGCCGCCGCCAAAACCAACGGATTTTCACTAATGCGGCCGCCAGGCCACCATTGCGGAGTCAACGGAAAAGCGCTGGGCGCGGTTACGCGCGGATTTTGCTATTTTAACAATATCGCCATCGCCGTAAAAAAAATGGCTAAAAAAACCATAATCATTGATATTGACGCGCATCACGGCAACGGCACGCAGGAAATATTTTCCGGCGATAGAAAAACAGTTTATATTTCGATTCACCGAAAAAATGTTTTTCCGCAAACCGGCGGCCGATCGTACGATAATTGCCGGAATTATCCGTTGGAAGCCGAATGCGGAGGTAAATTATATCTAAAAACCCTTAAAACCGCGCTGCTTGAAAATAAAAACGAAATAAATTCCGCCGAATTGATCGCGATATCCGCGGGATTTGACGGACACCAAGGGGATATAGTTTCGCTTGGACTGGAAACAAAAGATTATAACAACATCGGCAAAGAAATCGGAAAATTAAGCAAACCGATGTTTTTCGTTCTTGAGGGCGGCTATAACGGCCGGGATTTGGGAAATGATATTGATGCTTTCCTTAAAGGCATCGAAATTTAA
- a CDS encoding Gmad2 immunoglobulin-like domain-containing protein → MDKLLVTIIALFLIVGGSYLIWQNTKTQSEPIKTAPIASFEECVAAGNMIMESYPRQCGTPDGKHFTENIGNANEMSDLIAVDAPRPNEIVKSPLTITGKARGTWYFEASFPAQIIDANGQQLGIVPAQAQGEWMTEDFVPFRATIEFTAPATATGSLLLKNDNPSGLQENNKQLIIPVKF, encoded by the coding sequence ATGGATAAATTATTGGTCACGATAATCGCGTTATTTTTGATTGTTGGCGGATCCTATCTGATTTGGCAAAACACAAAAACGCAAAGCGAACCAATCAAAACCGCGCCAATAGCCAGTTTCGAGGAATGTGTCGCGGCCGGAAATATGATTATGGAATCCTATCCGCGGCAATGCGGCACGCCCGACGGCAAACATTTCACCGAGAATATCGGCAATGCCAATGAAATGAGCGATTTAATCGCGGTCGATGCGCCCCGGCCCAACGAAATCGTCAAATCTCCGTTGACAATTACCGGCAAAGCGCGCGGCACATGGTATTTCGAAGCCTCGTTCCCGGCGCAAATCATAGACGCGAACGGACAACAACTGGGAATCGTTCCCGCGCAAGCGCAAGGCGAATGGATGACCGAAGATTTCGTGCCTTTCCGCGCGACCATTGAATTTACCGCCCCGGCAACCGCCACCGGAAGTTTATTGTTAAAAAATGATAATCCTTCGGGCCTTCAAGAAAATAACAAGCAATTAATAATTCCGGTTAAATTCTAG